The Phormidium sp. PBR-2020 DNA segment CATAAGCCAGCTTTGAGGTATAGGCAGCAACGACATCAATCACCTGACCGCCCATCTCTTGCCACTTCATCTCGGTCAACTCTCGAATCATCCCCTTAAGCCATCCATGAAAGCGTTGGCGCAGGTTAGAGCGTTTGCGCCCTCCTCTAGCTTTCCATCCTTTGAGGTTCTCAAAGACAATAGCATCGGCATTGAACTGTTGGGCAATCTGCACGATACGCTTCGAGACAATCTGCCCGATTTGACGGTTGATGTTACGGCATTTGCGGTAGGTATGGGAGCAGAAGCCTTTCTGGAGACGTCCACCTTTTCCCATTGTCTTACTTGCTCGTTTGGATACCGATTTCAGCCGCTTATCTCGACGGTCGCCGTTCCGCTGGACGCAGGTTCCAGCGGCTGCGGCGACTTCGTCGATGTCTCTTCCTGGGTGAATAAATTCACGGTGGATTACAGTGCCGTCAAAATTCACGACTGCCACGGTCGCGGTGGTGTTGATACCCAGGTCAACACTCACTACATTGCCGTCTCCCTCTCGTTGGGGTGGATGGCACTCAAACGGAACTGAGAGGTGACAGACATTCTTGTCCTCATTAAAAATCAGGGAGGGTGATAGTAGCCTGTTGCTGTCTACGGTATGTCGTTCTCGTAGACCTGTAATTTGAACGGTCGTCCAAACCCAATCGGTTCCGTTAAAGACTTTGATTTCGATGTGGTGGTATCGATGCAGCTTATAGCATTGACCTTTATACAGGGTGGGATAACAGCCGCTGTTTGGATTAAGGCCTGGAGGTTTGGCATCCCGGCGTTGACGAGTCCCCGATTGCCATTCCCGATACCGGGTCATGTAACTGCTGACTTGGCCAGCAGCGAAAACGATGGCGGCTCTTCGGTAGTAGCTGGGGAACTTGTAAAAGGTCTGGTCAAATTGCCGGTATTTGGGGTTGGGGTTCTTGGCGGTTTGGTGAATGAGTTTCTCGACGGCTAGAACCCGTTTTTGGCTCGATAACGCTCCCAGAGACGACCAATGGGTTAAGAGAATTCCCATCAAATGCCGACAGACACGACGGTAGACCTTAACCGTTTGGCTCAGCAGAACTCGCTGCTTGGCTGTCGGGTTAAGATTCCATTGGTCTGTACGGATGATTGAGGTGGGTTTCTTTGTTGCCATAACGGTATGATACCCCAAGGCCTTTCGAATGCGTCGCTATTTTTGTTCAACAATCAGATGAGGGACATTTGATTGTGGCCCGAGTGGCAAATGTGAATTGTTTGCGGCGGGAGTTTGAGGCGATGTTGTGAGGAAGGCAAGAGGCAAAAGAAAAGACGTAGGGGCGTACCCTTGTGGTCGCCCAGAAAAGACGTAGGGGCGTACCCTTGTGGTCGCCCAGAAAAGACGTAGGGGCGTACCCTTGTGGCGCCCAGAAAAGACGTAGGGGCGTACCCTTGTGGCGCCCAGAAAAGACGTAGGGGCGTACCCTTGTGGTTGCCCAGAAAAGACGTAGGGGCGTACCCTTGTGGTTGCCCAGAAAAGACGTAGGGGCGTACCCTTGTGGCGCCCAGAAAAGACGTAGGGGCGTACCCTTGTGGTCGCCCAGAAAAGACGTAGGGGCGTACCCTTGTGGCGCGCCCTCTTCGGGCAAGGGGCAACGTTGGCATAGAAACCTCGGTCTTGGGAATTCGTCACAATTGGAGTAGGACGCTCTTAACCACTCATTCACTCAATACAAACCCATGAAACTGCTTCCTCTCAGCCTAGGAATTGCCCTGGGCCTCCTTTGGAGTTCTCCCGCCTTGGCTCAATCCCGTGATCAAGTAGTGCGCCTGTGCTTGAACGGCTTGCTGCATACGGATATTAGCCATGATGGAACCCCCCGACTCAACTCCCGCCGTACGGTTGTTGATCAGGCCTCGGCTGCTGAAGCCTGCGAGGGGGTGCAAACTCGGATTGAGGCTCGCGAGATCCGCCGTTGTGTCTTGGGTGTGTTGTATACCAATACCGATCATAGTGGAGGGCCGCGAGTGACCTCCCAACGTACCGAAATCGAAGCCAGTTCCGCTGCCAGGGCCTGTCGCCTTCCGCAACGAGAGTCCCCTGTCCAGATTCGCTATCGCTATCGGCTTCCCTTTCCCCGTCGCTATTGAGTTACGAGACAGGATGAAAACCTCGGCAAAACATGGCAGACTAGGGAAAAGACAATGGGGTGGGCGATCGCCGTATGGTGAAGGTTCATACAACCGAAGAACTCATTGATATCCTCGCCGCCGAACATGAGGCTTGTCTGAGGGGAGAACGGCTCAACCTCTCCGCCAATCCCTATATCGGCAATATCGCGGTGGATAGCCTCCTGAAACCCGATGCGATGCAGCGGTTCTCCGCCTATCAGGATTTTAAATCGGCCATTCACCAGTATCAGCAGGAACACGGCGTCTCAGGGATTATCTGGCGGGAACTGACGCTGAAGGGGCAAACACTACACTATCCCCAAGTTCATGAACGCCTGATTGCTCTTGAACGGGATTTAGAAATTCTCCGCCAGGCTAAACCCCGGATTCTTGAGTTTTGGGAGCGAGTTACGCCGGAGATGGATTTGTATTTGAGTGTGAACCAGGGGAAAAACTATGAACCCCTGACGCTGGCTGAGGTATCCGCGTTGATTCCGCGAACTGATTGGGCCAATATCTGGAAATGGGAGAATCAAACCTTTTTAGAGGTCGTTTTGCAACTGGGGTGGGGACAACCCCATGATGCGAACTATCGCCGGGGTTCCTTGGCCGCCGGGAGTGAGTACATTCATGGGGTTCCTGCGGGTTGTCAACCCATTGGCTAGAGGTTTCCCTGCAAGAAGGGGGCCAGTTCTTCACTCAATTGCCCCGATTTGACAAACTCGGCGTAGGTATCAGCTTCAATGGCTAGGAGTTGATCCTTGAGCATTTGACTGGCATAGTCTTTCAAGTCGGGATCTTCTTTCTGAAGTTGCTTGAGTTGTTCTTGCAACTGAGTGAGTTCTCCTTGAATCAGAGACGTCTGGTAGTCGTAAAAGTCTTGGGGGATATCAGAGCGAGCCTCTTGCTGTTGCAGATGCTGCAAGACCCGTTCTAGGGCGGCACGACGGGCCACAACTTCAGCATACTCCTGTTTGCGAGAGTTTTCGTCGAGCAGGGAGAGATTCTGAAGTAGGGATTTGGTGGTTAAGCCTTGAACCAGCAGGGTAAATAACACCACACCGAAGACAATCCCGATGACTTCTTCCCGTTCCGGAAGCATGACGGGAACGCTCAAGGCCAAGGCGATGGAGACGGAACCCCGCAGGCCTCCCCACCACAAGACGGTTAATTCTGATGTTTTAATGCCGGATTTGGCGGTGAGGTTACTGAAACTGCCTAGGCCAAAAATACCGATCGCCCGGGTAAGTAATAACCCACCAATGGCAATGCCGATGGGAATTAGGCTTTCCTGGAGGCTGTCGAATTGGACGCGATCGCCAATCAACAAGAAGACAATGGAGTTGACGAAAAAGGCGATAAATTCCCAAAACTCCGTCACCAACAGGCGAGTTCGGGGATTCATGCCAATCCGGGAGCCAAAGTTGCCTAAAATCACCCCTGTTGTCACCACGGCAATCACCCCGGAACCGCCGAGGTTTTCCGTGATGACATAGGTTCCGTAGGCGGCCACTAGCGTCAGAGACTGTTCGACTAAGGGCAAATCAAAACGTTGGGTGAGATAGGAAATCCCAAAGCCAATGGCACTGCCAACCCCCACCCCAACGCCGACAAATACGGCAAAGTTGGAAATCGTGGCTTGCAGGGAGAACTCCTGACTTCCTGTGGCTAACCCCACGAGAAGTCCAAAGGCGACAACGGCCACCCCATCGTTGAAGAGGCTTTCCCCTTCCATGAGGATGGTGAGTCGTTCGCCAACCCCCAACTCCCGAAACAGGGCAATCACAGAAACGGGATCAGTTGCTGAGAGACTGGCACCGACTAATAGGCAAACCGGCAGGGGAATCGCCGTAAAGGTGGCCAGCAGCCAAGCCATGCCAAAGATGGAGATCATGACTCCGATAATGGCAAACAGGGTAACGGGGATTAAGTCCTGTTTGAGGTTTTTCCAATGGAGGTTCCAACCGGCTTCAAAGAGCAAGGGGGGCAGGAAAATCTCCAAAATGAGTTCTGGCGACAAATTCACCAAACGGACATCTTCAAAGGCGAGGAAGACCCCAACGATGACCAATAATAGGGTGTAGGGGATCTGCCGCATCCAGCTAACAGTTCGCGACAGGGTGGCGACGGTGAGGGAGACGGACAGCACTAAGAGAAATTTCTCTAAGTTATTTTGGATGAGAGCTTCGCTCGCTGTCACTTCGAGAGACATAGGCTAATCAGATCTCCGGGAGTTAGGTTAGCGTCGGCGGGCTTCGAGGTGCTGATAGACCGCATCGACATCTACATTATGATGCGCCATTGCGACAAGGGTATGGTAGAGCAAATCGGCAACTTCTGAGGCGATCGCATCGGGGTCATCGTCTTTACAGGCCATGACCACTTCGGCGGCTTCTTCACCGATTTTCTTCAAAATCTTGTTGTCTCCCCCGGCGAGGAGTTTACAGGTATAGGATTGCTCGCTGGGATTGTCGCGGCGATCGCAGATGGTGGAAAAGAGGTTTTGGAGAGGATCAGGCATGGGGGAAGGCAAGAGGCAAAAGAAAAAACGTAGGGGCGTACCCTTGTGGTCGCCCTAGGCAAGAGGCAAGAGGGGAACCACAGAGTCACAGAGGACACAGAGGAGATGTAGGGGCGAACGGCTGTTCGCCCTCTTCCGGCAAGAGGTAATGGGTGATTCACTCCCTACCCACCAAAAAAGGGACAGCTTTAGAGCCATCCCTTTTTCAGAATCTGTTGAGGCACAGATGGGTAGATTGCGATGCGGATGGCGAGACTCGAACTCGCAAGGATTGCTCCACACGCCCCTCAAGCGTGCGTGTCTACCAATTCCACCACATCCGCGTGGCGCTTATGCCGCTAACCTTGGTTAAC contains these protein-coding regions:
- a CDS encoding IS200/IS605 family accessory protein TnpB-related protein, which produces MATKKPTSIIRTDQWNLNPTAKQRVLLSQTVKVYRRVCRHLMGILLTHWSSLGALSSQKRVLAVEKLIHQTAKNPNPKYRQFDQTFYKFPSYYRRAAIVFAAGQVSSYMTRYREWQSGTRQRRDAKPPGLNPNSGCYPTLYKGQCYKLHRYHHIEIKVFNGTDWVWTTVQITGLRERHTVDSNRLLSPSLIFNEDKNVCHLSVPFECHPPQREGDGNVVSVDLGINTTATVAVVNFDGTVIHREFIHPGRDIDEVAAAAGTCVQRNGDRRDKRLKSVSKRASKTMGKGGRLQKGFCSHTYRKCRNINRQIGQIVSKRIVQIAQQFNADAIVFENLKGWKARGGRKRSNLRQRFHGWLKGMIRELTEMKWQEMGGQVIDVVAAYTSKLAYDGSGVVRRDSKNYALAKFSSGKRYNADLNGTLNIAARGILQLTRRKDSEECSSQRPGHSPRSWACLCDLWTNTVPG
- a CDS encoding sodium:proton antiporter, whose translation is MSLEVTASEALIQNNLEKFLLVLSVSLTVATLSRTVSWMRQIPYTLLLVIVGVFLAFEDVRLVNLSPELILEIFLPPLLFEAGWNLHWKNLKQDLIPVTLFAIIGVMISIFGMAWLLATFTAIPLPVCLLVGASLSATDPVSVIALFRELGVGERLTILMEGESLFNDGVAVVAFGLLVGLATGSQEFSLQATISNFAVFVGVGVGVGSAIGFGISYLTQRFDLPLVEQSLTLVAAYGTYVITENLGGSGVIAVVTTGVILGNFGSRIGMNPRTRLLVTEFWEFIAFFVNSIVFLLIGDRVQFDSLQESLIPIGIAIGGLLLTRAIGIFGLGSFSNLTAKSGIKTSELTVLWWGGLRGSVSIALALSVPVMLPEREEVIGIVFGVVLFTLLVQGLTTKSLLQNLSLLDENSRKQEYAEVVARRAALERVLQHLQQQEARSDIPQDFYDYQTSLIQGELTQLQEQLKQLQKEDPDLKDYASQMLKDQLLAIEADTYAEFVKSGQLSEELAPFLQGNL
- the hisE gene encoding phosphoribosyl-ATP diphosphatase translates to MPDPLQNLFSTICDRRDNPSEQSYTCKLLAGGDNKILKKIGEEAAEVVMACKDDDPDAIASEVADLLYHTLVAMAHHNVDVDAVYQHLEARRR